The Pungitius pungitius chromosome 10, fPunPun2.1, whole genome shotgun sequence genome has a window encoding:
- the chaf1b gene encoding chromatin assembly factor 1 subunit B — protein sequence MKVVTCEIAWHNKEPVYSLDFQHSADGRVHRLATAGVDTTVRLWRVDSGPDGKAVVEFLSNLARHTKAVNVVRFSPNGELLASGGDDAAILLWKLNDSKEPEQVSMFQEDEDAQLNKESWSVVKTLRGHIEDVYDMCWTQDGNSMVSGSVDNTAIMWDINKGQKLCTLYDHKSYVQGVTWDPLGQYIATLSCDRVMRVYSTHTKKKAFCISKMSSGPEGEVKPYRMFHDDGMRSFFRRLSFTPDGSFLLAPAGCVEVGENIINTTYIFSRKSLKRPIAHLPCPAKATLAVRCCPVYFELRTKTKEDGSVEVLPNVFQLPYRMVFAVASEDSILLYDTQQTIPFGLVSNIHYHTLSDLAWSRDGSFLAVSSTDGYCSFLSFSPGELGTPLKEPPTLEVFAPTSGVEKKGKKSSAAKTSSPLTQAPSSVPTPTSNSGLGKDVPSVTTPEEKKGTPRGRSKPQPRRITLNTLEGWGKPSAAKTTAPPAARTPTSAPSTPQPSAPQPSTPQPSSPQPCTPQHGVATLTPTNSSKIQPRIAPLTPSTPKALNGANSAGSTTPKGPTPRRVSLTPIASRSPGIGSLFRTPSSTEKAKHERPSPPSDPVCQPPESKRPKTSDPPVKTSGTQT from the exons ATGAAGGTGGTCACATGTGAGATTGCATGGCACAACAAGGAGCCCGTCTACAGTCTGGACTTCCAGCATAGCGCAGATGGACGCGTCCATCGGCTGGCCACAGCTGGAGTGGACACTACAGTCAGA CTGTGGCGGGTGGACAGCGGTCCAGACGGTAAGGCGGTGGTGGAGTTTCTGTCTAATCTGGCTAGACACACCAAGGCCGTCAACGTGGTGCGCTTCAGCCCCAACGGAGAGCTGCTCGCCTCCGGCGGAGATG ATGCCGCAATTCTGCTGTGGAAGCTCAATGACTCAAAGGAGCCTGAGCAGGTGTCCATGTtccaggaggatgaggatgctCAGCTGAACAAGGAGAGCTGGTCCGTGGTCAAGACTTTAAG GGGACACATAGAGGACGTGTATGACATGTGCTGGACGCAGGATGGAAACTCCATGGTGTCCGGCTCCGTGGATAACACCGCTATTATGTGGGACATCAACAAAG gacaGAAGCTTTGCACCCTGTATGACCATAAGAGCTACGTGCAAGGAGTGACCTGGGACCCTCTGGGGCAATATATAGCCACTCTCAGCTGTGACAG AGTGATGCGTGTGTACAGCACTCACACCAAAAAGAAAGCCTTTTGCATCAGTAAGATGAGCTCTGGGCCAGAAGGAGAG GTCAAGCCGTACAGAATGTTCCACGATGACGGCATGAGGTCGTTTTTCCGTCGCCTTTCGTTCACACCCGATGGGTCTTTCTTGTTGGCCCCAG CCGGCTGCGTGGAGGTTGGTGAGAACATCATAAATACCACTTACATCTTCTCCAGGAAGAGCCTCAAGAG GCCTATTGCTCACTTGCCTTGTCCAGCTAAAGCCACGCTGGCTGTGCGCTGCTGCCCCGTCTACTTTGAGCTGAGGACCAAGACGAAAGAAG ACGGTTCAGTGGAGGTTCTTCCCAACGTCTTCCAGTTGCCGTACCGCATGGTGTTTGCTGTGGCGTCTGAGGACTCCATCCTCCTGTACGACACGCAGCAGACCATCCCTTTCGGCCTGGTGTCCAACATCCATTACCACACACTCAGCGATCTTGCGTG GTCCCGCGACGGCTCCTTCCTGGCGGTGTCCTCCACAGACGGCTACTGCTCCTTCCTGTCCTTCTCTCCTGGCGAGTTGGGTACTCCCCTGAAGGAGCCCCCCACCCTGGAGGTCTTTGCACCCACCAGTGGTGTTGAGAAAAAGGGCAAAAAGTCCTCAGCGGCTAAGACCTCGTCTCCTTTGACCCAAGCACCCAGCTCCGTCCCGACCCCCACGTCCAACAGCGGCCTCGGCAAAGACGTCCCGTCCGTCACCACCCCTGAGGAGAAGAAGGGCACCCCGAGAGGAAGGTCTAAACCTCAGCCCCGTAGGATCACCCTCAACACCCTGGAGGGCTGGGGGAAGCCCTCCGCCGCCAAAACCACGGCTCCTCCGGCAGCTCGGACACCTACATCGGCACCATCTACTCCCCAACCCTCCGCTCCCCAACCATCTACTCCCCAACCCTCTAGTCCCCAACCCTGTACTCCGCAACACGGTGTCGCCACGCTCACCCCCACCAACTCCTCCAAAATACAGCCACGCATcgcccccctcactccctccaCACCAAAAGCCCTCAACGGTGCTAATAGTGCTGGCTCCACCACTCCAAAGGGGCCGACCCCAAG GAGAGTATCTCTGACTCCCATCGCATCCCGATCTCCGGGTATTGGTTCCCTCTTTCGCACTCCTTCCTCCACTGAGAAGGCCAAACACG aacGTCCGTCTCCCCCCTCCGACCCAGTGTGCCAGCCTCCGGAGTCCAAGCGGCCGAAGACCAGTGATCCCCCAGTAAAGACCAGCGGCACACAGACCTAG